The following is a genomic window from Pedobacter sp. KBS0701.
GTGCGGTTATTTGCTTACCCTTTCCTGGATAAAAAGACGAATCAGGTAATTACTACAGCCAATATGCCAATAACACCAGAAGCTAAACCCTTGTTCGATTTCCTTTTGATAAATGGCTATATCACTGATATAAAAGATTATAGTGAGGATGAGGTGAAAACGGTGTAGAGCTTAATCTGATAAGCCTCGTCATCTCGACCGAAGTGCAACGTAGTGGAGAGATCTATCAACGCGAATTTTCATCATTGGAAAATTAAAGTCAGCATAATTATTGAAGATTCTTCACTGCATTTAGAATGACAAGGAGTGTTTAGTTTAGTTATCACTGTAATGACCAAGTGCTGAAACTATAGTAACGGTTACGATATCGTCTTCGATTAAACAAACAAGCCTGTCTTTTCTATTAATTTGTCTCTACTAAAATCCAGTTAAATCATATTTTAGTTTTTCTGGATTTCCAATTCCAGTTTCAGGATGTTCATAAAGTTCTAGAATAATTTGGTTCACTTTTTTGATAGAACCTTTATCTCCTGATTTCTCAATGGCAAGTACATTCTTTTGAGCTTTCTCTGATACAATTACTTTAAATTTTCCCATAATGATTTACTAGGGTCTAAAGTGATGTAATTACCATTCTTAATTTCCGCCAAGCTCTTTTTTATTTTCGCCAAATTCTGGATTGTAAGGACTTTCCTCTTCTTTTTGAAAAGAAACATCTAAAGCTTTTAAAACAGCTTCAATTGCAGCTTCCTGTTTTTTATTTTTAGGATGTGCGATTATAGTCATAACCATTGTTGTATAATAAAAAATAAAAAATTATTTAATCAACTGTCAATAATACATTACTATTGAAAGGATAGACTCTAAATATCAGTTCTGTACGAGAATCAAATTTAAGAACTTAAATCCTTACTAATCTGCAATGCTTCATGAATAATTTCCTTTGGATAATTAGACATTTCTAAAATTTTGATTGCATTTTTAGTTTTAAGCGGACCTTCTTTTAGTTTATGATCAAAAATAAGCTCATTATCAGTTATCGTTTCGGTAAAATGATAAAGTTCATATTCTTCTGCAAGCATATTGGACAATTCGATATCGTGCGTCGCCACAAAAGTGAGGTTTTGCTCACGGTTTAAATGCGATAATATGGCCTTTGCTGCTGCAATCCTTTCTATGGTGTTGGTACCTTTAAATACTTCATCCAGAATAAAAAGATTCTGATCAGGATTTTTAACTGCTTGAATCAGTGTCGACATTACATCAACTTCCTCTAAAAAATAGCTTTTACCCTGAAATAAGTTATCGTCGATTCTTATTGAAGTGTGCAATTTAAAAAATGGTGCTTTATATGCTTCAGCAAAACAAACATAAATGGTTTGAGCTAATAATGAATTGATGGCAACAGTACGTAGAAAAGTTGATTTGCCCGACATGTTTGAGCCTGTAATCAACATGCTTTTCTGATCCAGCATTACTTCATTTTCAATACAGTTACCGATCAACGGATGCCTGATACCTTTAATTTCAATTCCTTTATATCGTTCAATAAATTGAGGTTCGCAGATCTGTTCACTTTCTTTTAATGAAGCTACAGCAATTGCCATATCTATCGACCCAACATATTGGTAGAGGTTTAAAATATCATCCTGATTATTTTCGATCAGCTTGATCAACTTAAAAAAAGTAAAGATTTCGATTAAGAAAATTGCTTTAATGATCTCGAACAGGTAAAGTGGTACCTGACTTAAATCGCCTTGACTATTTTGACTGAAATCCTGATAAAGAATACCGATTCTTCGCTGAAATTTCCTGAACATCGGAATGGCGTTTTTTATTTTATCAGCCTCGAATGGTATTTTTTCTTTTACAAGTTTTCTCCAAACGTTAATCAAAATATTAAGCTGCGAGAGTGATTTGGTAAAAATAAGCAGGTGTTTTTTATTCCAATAATTTAAATAAGTGGCATTAAATGTAATCAGCAGCAGTGCAAATATTAAACAGACTGAAACTTTAATGGATAAAATCAATAAGACTGCTAAAATGAGCAGATCTAAAGAAAGCCATTTAAACCAGGATGGTTTTTCAACCAATTTATTATTGAACAATAATACCACAGAATAGCTTTCGTTGCTGTTCAATTTTACAAGTTCTGCGCGAACTCTTTCTCTTATTTCTTGATTTGCGGCAAAGAAATCAGCCTGATTTTTTAGTTTTTTAAGTTCCTCTAAGTTATTAGTTGGGTTTGCAAGTTTATTATAGAGGAATTGTTGCCCGATTTTACTTGTTGTACGATCAATTTTTGCAAATAGCTGATCGAAA
Proteins encoded in this region:
- a CDS encoding type II toxin-antitoxin system YoeB family toxin, encoding MGKFKVIVSEKAQKNVLAIEKSGDKGSIKKVNQIILELYEHPETGIGNPEKLKYDLTGF
- a CDS encoding DUF2683 family protein, coding for MTIIAHPKNKKQEAAIEAVLKALDVSFQKEEESPYNPEFGENKKELGGN
- a CDS encoding MutS family DNA mismatch repair protein codes for the protein MSYILFGIAAIILLMLFALFDSRKKKKQILKELEDSWGKEKTEPINFDKASWYANYVKEKVFHTLSHQTMADIDFDQLFAKIDRTTSKIGQQFLYNKLANPTNNLEELKKLKNQADFFAANQEIRERVRAELVKLNSNESYSVVLLFNNKLVEKPSWFKWLSLDLLILAVLLILSIKVSVCLIFALLLITFNATYLNYWNKKHLLIFTKSLSQLNILINVWRKLVKEKIPFEADKIKNAIPMFRKFQRRIGILYQDFSQNSQGDLSQVPLYLFEIIKAIFLIEIFTFFKLIKLIENNQDDILNLYQYVGSIDMAIAVASLKESEQICEPQFIERYKGIEIKGIRHPLIGNCIENEVMLDQKSMLITGSNMSGKSTFLRTVAINSLLAQTIYVCFAEAYKAPFFKLHTSIRIDDNLFQGKSYFLEEVDVMSTLIQAVKNPDQNLFILDEVFKGTNTIERIAAAKAILSHLNREQNLTFVATHDIELSNMLAEEYELYHFTETITDNELIFDHKLKEGPLKTKNAIKILEMSNYPKEIIHEALQISKDLSS